The following are encoded in a window of Chitinophagaceae bacterium genomic DNA:
- a CDS encoding TerC family protein produces MEYLFTSESIISFIILVILEVVLGIDNVIFVSIIMNRLNKQGDEKKARRIWMITGILSRSLLLMGLGWLLSQKGKYIVPEQWFGKGFDLASLVMLLGGLFLIYKSVKEIHTKLEGEDPNVELGKKKGISLAQGIAQIMLIDAVFSFDSVITAGGTAKHVEIMIAAVIVAMIVMFLFSPSISSFVHKHPTVKMLALSFLVMIGLSLVIEGWDSHAAESLHLKNYIYFGMAFSFLVEMLNMTMRSRAAKKKVHVVRLNEPVLENETKGYSDQAK; encoded by the coding sequence ATGGAATATTTATTCACCTCCGAAAGTATCATCAGTTTTATCATCCTGGTCATACTGGAAGTAGTACTGGGCATCGACAATGTGATCTTCGTAAGCATCATCATGAACCGGCTGAACAAGCAGGGAGATGAAAAGAAAGCCCGCCGCATATGGATGATAACGGGCATCCTTTCAAGGAGCCTGTTGCTGATGGGCCTGGGATGGCTGCTTTCCCAGAAAGGAAAATACATTGTACCCGAACAGTGGTTTGGTAAAGGATTTGACCTGGCCAGCCTTGTCATGCTGCTCGGTGGTTTATTCCTGATCTATAAATCCGTAAAAGAAATACATACCAAGCTGGAAGGGGAAGACCCGAATGTGGAACTGGGTAAGAAAAAAGGGATCTCCCTGGCACAGGGCATTGCCCAGATCATGCTGATCGATGCGGTATTCTCTTTTGACAGCGTGATCACGGCCGGTGGTACGGCCAAACATGTGGAGATCATGATCGCGGCTGTTATTGTAGCCATGATCGTGATGTTCTTATTTAGTCCCTCCATTTCATCTTTTGTACACAAGCATCCCACGGTAAAAATGCTGGCGCTTTCTTTTTTGGTGATGATCGGGTTAAGCCTTGTAATAGAAGGCTGGGATAGCCATGCAGCCGAAAGTCTTCATTTAAAAAATTATATCTACTTCGGCATGGCCTTTTCGTTCCTGGTGGAAATGCTGAACATGACCATGCGCAGCCGTGCAGCAAAGAAAAAAGTACATGTGGTCAGGTTAAACGAGCCGGTGCTGGAAAATGAAACAAAAGGATACTCAGACCAGGCAAAGTAA
- a CDS encoding 16S rRNA (uracil(1498)-N(3))-methyltransferase encodes MALPFFYKEDLDAAAADVVLDEDASKHIVQVLRMQHGEKLQLTNGKGDIFTCEIFSDNRKKCVVRVFQRSRIPDPGSRITIAISLIKNSSRFEWFLEKATELGVSEIIPLICERTEKTAFKADRMKNILVSAMLQSQQCRLPVLTPPQKIQQVVASARHQQKFIAHCIDSEKRSLSQMINESLSSKIILIGPEGDFTPAEIEQALQNHFIAVALGETRLRTETAGIAAASLLCLV; translated from the coding sequence ATGGCATTACCCTTTTTTTATAAAGAAGACCTGGATGCTGCTGCAGCGGATGTGGTACTGGATGAAGATGCCAGTAAGCACATTGTGCAGGTATTGCGGATGCAGCATGGCGAAAAACTGCAACTGACCAATGGGAAGGGGGATATCTTCACCTGCGAAATATTTTCAGATAATCGAAAGAAGTGCGTGGTAAGAGTTTTCCAACGATCCCGGATCCCGGATCCCGGATCCCGGATCACTATTGCTATCTCCCTGATAAAAAACAGCAGCCGCTTTGAATGGTTCCTCGAAAAAGCAACGGAGCTGGGGGTATCTGAGATCATTCCGCTTATTTGCGAACGGACAGAAAAGACTGCTTTTAAAGCGGATCGGATGAAAAACATCCTGGTGAGTGCCATGCTGCAATCGCAGCAATGCCGGTTACCCGTTTTGACGCCGCCGCAAAAGATACAGCAAGTAGTTGCATCAGCCCGGCATCAGCAAAAATTCATTGCGCATTGTATTGACAGTGAAAAAAGGAGTTTGTCGCAAATGATCAATGAATCTTTATCCTCAAAGATCATTCTGATCGGTCCTGAGGGTGATTTTACCCCCGCCGAAATTGAACAGGCATTGCAAAATCATTTCATTGCCGTAGCCCTCGGTGAAACAAGGTTACGGACTGAGACGGCCGGTATTGCTGCTGCTTCCTTACTTTGCCTGGTCTGA
- the dnaB gene encoding replicative DNA helicase — MELTNFNKDKKLRRKTPLDLGNMMFGKVPPQAKELEEAVLGAIMLEKSAFDTVVEILKPECFYVDAHQRIYKAMQGLAIKSLPIDLLTVVEELKFREELDLVGGPYYVTKLTNAVVSSANIDAHSRIVLQKFIQRELIRISGEIIGDAYEDSTDVFDMLDDAESKLFEITNNHLRKNFDSIDTVLVKTIQRIEDMRNRQEDITGVPTGFASLDRITYGWQATDLIVLAARPSVGKTAFALNLARSAAMHPTKPTAVGFFSLEMSSGQLVQRILSAESEIWLEKIARGKLEEHEMKQLYKRGIERLSKAPIFIDDTAALNIFELRAKCRRLKNKHNIGLIIIDYLQLMSGAGENRNSNREQEISRISRDLKGLAKELQVPIIALSQLSREVEKRKEGAKIPQLSDLRESGAIEQDADMVMFLYRPEYYDITANEFGESNKGETFVKIAKHRNGSLDTVKLKALLHIQKFIEEEGGGDFATGLPGGNWKPVKTDDGDGAKLYIQKGSKMNDGEFDDDAPF, encoded by the coding sequence ATGGAACTTACTAACTTCAATAAAGATAAAAAGCTGCGCCGTAAAACGCCCCTCGACCTTGGGAACATGATGTTTGGCAAAGTACCTCCCCAGGCAAAGGAACTGGAAGAAGCGGTGCTGGGCGCCATCATGCTGGAGAAAAGTGCTTTCGACACGGTGGTGGAGATCTTAAAACCCGAATGTTTTTATGTGGATGCCCATCAGCGCATTTACAAAGCCATGCAGGGCCTGGCCATTAAAAGTTTACCGATCGACCTGTTGACGGTTGTTGAAGAATTAAAATTCAGGGAAGAACTTGACCTGGTGGGTGGTCCTTATTATGTTACCAAGCTAACCAATGCGGTTGTTTCATCTGCCAACATTGATGCCCACTCACGCATCGTACTGCAAAAATTCATTCAACGGGAACTGATACGCATCAGTGGTGAGATCATCGGGGATGCGTATGAGGACAGCACCGATGTGTTCGACATGCTGGATGATGCGGAAAGTAAACTCTTCGAAATAACCAACAACCACCTGCGCAAGAATTTCGACAGCATTGATACGGTCCTGGTGAAGACCATCCAGCGCATTGAAGACATGCGTAACCGCCAGGAAGATATCACCGGAGTGCCTACCGGTTTTGCATCGCTTGACCGCATTACGTATGGCTGGCAGGCTACCGATCTGATCGTTCTGGCTGCCCGTCCTTCCGTTGGTAAAACCGCCTTCGCCCTTAACCTGGCTAGGAGTGCAGCCATGCATCCAACCAAACCGACCGCGGTGGGTTTTTTCAGCCTGGAGATGAGCAGTGGCCAGTTGGTGCAAAGGATATTGAGCGCCGAAAGCGAGATATGGCTGGAGAAGATCGCCCGGGGAAAACTGGAAGAACATGAGATGAAGCAGTTGTACAAACGTGGCATTGAGCGTTTATCCAAGGCGCCTATATTTATTGATGATACGGCCGCGTTGAACATTTTTGAATTGAGGGCAAAATGCAGGAGGCTGAAAAATAAACACAATATCGGCCTGATCATCATCGACTATTTACAACTGATGAGCGGGGCGGGCGAAAACCGCAACAGCAACCGGGAACAGGAGATAAGCCGTATATCAAGAGACCTGAAAGGGCTGGCAAAAGAATTACAGGTTCCCATCATTGCCCTGTCGCAGTTAAGTCGTGAGGTAGAGAAAAGAAAAGAAGGGGCCAAGATCCCGCAACTGAGTGACCTGCGGGAATCGGGTGCCATTGAACAGGACGCCGATATGGTCATGTTCCTCTACAGGCCGGAGTATTATGACATCACCGCCAATGAATTTGGTGAAAGTAATAAAGGGGAAACCTTTGTAAAAATAGCCAAACACCGGAATGGCAGCCTGGATACCGTTAAACTGAAGGCACTGCTGCATATCCAGAAATTCATTGAAGAAGAGGGGGGCGGCGATTTTGCAACGGGCCTGCCCGGAGGTAACTGGAAACCGGTAAAAACAGATGACGGCGATGGCGCTAAATTATATATCCAGAAAGGAAGCAAAATGAATGACGGGGAGTTTGATGATGATGCGCCGTTTTAA
- a CDS encoding phenylalanine--tRNA ligase subunit beta, with protein sequence MTISYNWLCEYLPAGQAGLSERIEPERLGRILTSIGLEVESLEKYESVKGGLQGLVTGEVMTCEKHPDADKLKLTTVNIGAAESLQIVCGAPNVAVGQKVVVATVGTTIYPVSGEPMTMKKARIRGVESQGMICAEDEIGIGESHDGIMLLPADTKVGIAAAEYFKPYEDFIFEIGLTPNRMDAMSHMGVARDVCAYLSHHTKKETNILSPFKNNFKPDNQGLQMQVIIENTEACQRYSGVSIEGVTIAESPLWLQQKLKAIGLRPINNIVDITNFILHETGQPLHAFDADAISGKKVIIKNLPEGTAFITLDEKERKLSAEDLVICNAEEPMCMGGVYGGLQSGVTTKTKNIFLESAWFNPVTIRKTSLRHGLRTDAAARFEKGVDISNTVNVLRRAAMLIKEIAGGKIASDVVDVYPAPKEKTEVALKYHYLKKLSGKNYHPDAIKDILSSLGFELIKEGADEMRFSVPYSKPDISMAADVVEEIMRIDGLDNVEIPAAISIAPSAETLSHEVAYSEKIADYLAGSGFREIFTNSITNSAYYGQDVLQRTVKMINNLSEELNIMRPAMMETGLESIAYNLNRKNNDLKFFEFGKTYSVDENGNYIESNHLALYITGNTNPGSWKAKAQKTDFFFAKAVLEKIINLLGLKVDAYMPSENAGLSDCLQALINKEPVAQIGMAGTKKLEYFDIKQPVFYVDLDWDKLLLLNKKTNIRYQEISKYPAVNRDLSIVVNKALPYESVEKATRAAGIKKLRSISLFDIFESEKIGAGKKSMAVSFTFQDEEKTLTDKEIDGMMNKIITSFEKELNAEIRK encoded by the coding sequence ATGACCATTAGTTACAACTGGCTTTGCGAATACCTGCCTGCCGGACAGGCAGGCCTTTCAGAAAGAATTGAACCGGAAAGACTGGGTAGGATCCTTACGTCTATCGGGCTTGAAGTGGAGAGCCTGGAAAAATACGAATCGGTAAAAGGCGGCCTGCAGGGCCTGGTGACCGGGGAAGTAATGACCTGCGAAAAACATCCCGATGCGGATAAATTGAAACTCACCACCGTGAATATCGGTGCAGCAGAAAGCCTGCAGATCGTTTGTGGTGCACCCAATGTAGCCGTTGGACAAAAAGTGGTGGTTGCCACTGTAGGCACAACCATCTACCCGGTCAGCGGCGAACCGATGACCATGAAAAAAGCCAGGATACGTGGCGTGGAAAGCCAGGGAATGATCTGTGCAGAAGATGAGATCGGTATTGGCGAAAGCCATGACGGTATAATGCTATTGCCTGCTGATACAAAAGTTGGCATAGCTGCTGCAGAATACTTTAAGCCTTATGAGGATTTTATTTTTGAGATCGGCCTTACGCCGAACCGGATGGATGCCATGAGCCATATGGGTGTGGCCAGGGATGTTTGTGCCTACTTATCCCATCATACCAAGAAAGAAACGAACATATTATCGCCCTTTAAGAACAATTTCAAGCCCGATAACCAGGGATTGCAGATGCAGGTGATCATTGAAAATACCGAAGCCTGTCAGCGTTATTCAGGAGTCAGTATCGAAGGAGTTACCATTGCAGAAAGCCCATTGTGGTTGCAGCAAAAATTAAAAGCCATCGGCCTGCGGCCGATCAACAATATCGTAGACATCACCAACTTTATCCTGCACGAGACCGGGCAGCCCCTGCATGCATTTGATGCAGATGCCATTAGCGGAAAAAAGGTCATCATTAAAAACCTGCCGGAAGGGACCGCATTCATTACCCTGGACGAAAAGGAAAGAAAACTTTCAGCAGAAGACCTGGTGATATGCAATGCAGAAGAACCCATGTGTATGGGCGGTGTGTATGGAGGCCTGCAAAGTGGTGTTACAACGAAAACAAAAAATATCTTCCTGGAGAGCGCCTGGTTCAACCCCGTAACGATCCGCAAGACATCTTTGCGCCATGGCCTGCGTACAGACGCTGCTGCCCGTTTTGAAAAAGGAGTTGATATCAGCAACACGGTAAATGTTCTAAGAAGGGCAGCCATGCTCATTAAAGAAATTGCCGGAGGCAAAATAGCCAGTGATGTGGTGGATGTTTACCCGGCCCCGAAAGAAAAAACGGAAGTTGCCCTCAAGTATCATTACCTGAAAAAACTAAGCGGTAAGAATTATCATCCCGATGCTATCAAAGATATTTTAAGCAGCCTGGGATTTGAACTGATCAAAGAAGGAGCGGATGAAATGCGTTTTTCGGTTCCGTACAGCAAGCCCGACATCAGCATGGCAGCGGATGTGGTGGAAGAGATCATGCGGATCGATGGGCTGGATAATGTAGAGATCCCGGCCGCAATAAGCATTGCCCCCTCAGCTGAAACACTGTCGCATGAAGTGGCCTACTCCGAAAAAATTGCGGATTACCTGGCTGGTTCAGGCTTCCGGGAAATATTCACCAATTCCATTACAAACAGCGCCTATTACGGCCAGGATGTTCTGCAGAGAACTGTGAAGATGATCAACAACCTCAGCGAGGAACTCAACATCATGCGACCGGCCATGATGGAGACCGGGCTGGAGTCCATCGCCTATAACCTGAACCGGAAGAACAACGACCTGAAGTTCTTTGAGTTCGGAAAAACATATTCGGTTGACGAAAACGGCAATTATATTGAAAGCAATCACCTGGCCCTTTACATCACCGGTAATACGAATCCGGGCAGCTGGAAAGCCAAAGCACAAAAGACCGATTTCTTTTTTGCCAAAGCGGTGCTGGAAAAAATAATTAATTTGCTTGGCTTAAAGGTTGATGCATACATGCCGTCAGAAAATGCCGGGCTTTCCGATTGCCTCCAGGCCCTGATCAATAAAGAACCCGTGGCACAAATAGGTATGGCAGGCACTAAAAAACTGGAATATTTTGATATTAAACAACCTGTTTTTTATGTTGACCTGGATTGGGATAAATTACTGCTGCTGAACAAAAAAACAAACATCCGGTACCAGGAGATCTCAAAATACCCTGCTGTAAACCGTGACCTTTCCATCGTGGTGAACAAGGCCCTGCCTTATGAGTCTGTAGAAAAAGCAACCCGGGCTGCGGGGATAAAGAAACTCAGATCCATCAGTTTGTTTGATATATTTGAAAGTGAAAAGATAGGGGCTGGCAAGAAATCCATGGCCGTGAGTTTCACCTTCCAGGATGAAGAAAAGACCCTGACAGATAAAGAGATCGATGGGATGATGAACAAGATCATCACTTCTTTCGAAAAGGAACTGAATGCAGAAATAAGAAAATGA
- a CDS encoding cell division protein ZapA → MAELIPINIVIADRSYRIKTDPSDEQAIRRTLKTINDKIIEFKTQFSGKDMQDYVAMVLIWYATQTKADGNPELEKEMAEVLQKIEQQLDKAV, encoded by the coding sequence ATGGCAGAACTCATACCCATAAATATCGTAATTGCTGACCGGTCTTACCGGATCAAGACCGATCCTTCCGATGAACAAGCCATTCGCCGTACCCTGAAGACGATCAATGACAAGATCATCGAATTCAAGACCCAGTTTTCCGGCAAGGATATGCAGGATTATGTGGCCATGGTGTTAATATGGTATGCCACCCAAACAAAGGCCGACGGCAATCCTGAACTGGAAAAAGAAATGGCCGAAGTCCTCCAAAAAATAGAGCAACAACTGGATAAGGCTGTTTAA
- the rny gene encoding ribonuclease Y: MEPIILYIIIGAAALILGLVLGKLVFAKNTKNQIAEAGQQAQKIIADGQLQAETLKKEKLLEAKEKFVQLKADHDREVMQRNQKLSEAENRIKQKEQALNQKDQNLEKHIKDNEAIKENLNRQIEIVNIKRTELEKHQEEHIRRLEKVAGLSAEDAKAQLIESLKQEAQTKALVIQQEIIEEAKLKANKEARKIVIQTIQRTAAEQAIENAITVFNLESDEIKGSIIGREGRNIRAIEAATGVDLIVDDTPEAIVLSSFDPLRREIARLSLQRLVADGRIHPARIEEVVEKTKKQIDDQVMEIGERTAMELGVHGLHKELIRMVGRMRFRSSYGQNLLMHSRETANLCAIMASELGLNPKLAKRAGLLHDIGKVPDEETELSHALLGAKLAEKYGENPAVVNAIGAHHDEMEMQYVISPIIQACDAISGARPGARREIMQQYIQRIKDLENLAMAYTGVEKAYAIQAGRELRVIVEADKVTDGDSDKLSFEIAQKIQTEMTFPGQIKVTVIREKRSVNVAR, translated from the coding sequence ATGGAACCGATAATATTATACATTATCATTGGCGCAGCCGCACTCATACTGGGCTTAGTACTGGGTAAACTGGTATTTGCAAAGAACACTAAAAACCAAATTGCAGAAGCCGGGCAGCAGGCTCAAAAGATCATCGCCGACGGCCAGTTACAGGCCGAAACCCTTAAAAAGGAAAAACTTTTAGAAGCGAAGGAAAAATTCGTTCAGCTCAAGGCTGATCACGACCGGGAGGTTATGCAGCGTAACCAGAAACTTTCTGAAGCAGAAAACCGCATCAAGCAAAAGGAACAGGCCCTTAACCAAAAGGACCAGAACCTGGAAAAGCACATTAAGGATAATGAGGCCATCAAGGAAAACCTGAATCGCCAGATAGAGATCGTAAATATCAAGCGTACTGAACTGGAGAAGCACCAGGAAGAACATATACGCCGCCTGGAGAAGGTGGCTGGCCTTTCAGCAGAAGATGCAAAGGCTCAATTAATAGAAAGCCTTAAACAGGAGGCCCAGACCAAAGCGCTGGTAATACAGCAGGAAATCATCGAAGAAGCCAAACTGAAGGCCAATAAGGAAGCCCGCAAGATTGTTATTCAAACCATACAGCGTACAGCCGCCGAGCAAGCGATAGAAAATGCCATTACCGTTTTCAACCTGGAGAGTGACGAGATCAAGGGTTCGATCATTGGCCGGGAAGGAAGGAATATCCGTGCCATTGAAGCTGCTACCGGTGTTGACCTGATCGTGGATGACACACCCGAAGCCATCGTGCTTTCTTCTTTCGATCCGTTGCGCCGTGAAATTGCACGTCTTTCCTTGCAACGTTTGGTTGCCGACGGCCGTATTCACCCGGCACGTATTGAGGAAGTGGTTGAAAAGACCAAAAAACAGATCGATGACCAGGTAATGGAAATTGGTGAGCGTACGGCCATGGAACTGGGCGTACATGGTTTGCATAAAGAACTGATAAGAATGGTAGGCCGCATGCGCTTTCGTTCATCCTATGGCCAAAACCTGCTGATGCACAGCCGGGAAACAGCCAACCTCTGTGCCATTATGGCTTCAGAATTAGGTCTGAACCCCAAATTGGCTAAACGGGCGGGCCTGCTCCATGATATTGGAAAAGTACCGGACGAGGAAACAGAACTGAGCCATGCTTTACTGGGTGCAAAACTGGCTGAAAAATATGGCGAAAATCCGGCAGTGGTCAATGCCATAGGTGCCCACCACGACGAAATGGAGATGCAATATGTTATCTCGCCCATTATCCAGGCTTGCGACGCCATAAGCGGGGCAAGGCCGGGTGCAAGGCGTGAGATCATGCAGCAATACATCCAGCGGATAAAGGACCTGGAAAACCTGGCAATGGCCTATACGGGAGTGGAAAAAGCCTATGCGATACAGGCAGGCAGGGAGTTACGGGTCATTGTGGAAGCCGATAAAGTGACCGACGGGGATAGCGATAAACTGAGTTTTGAGATAGCACAGAAAATTCAGACGGAAATGACCTTCCCGGGACAGATAAAAGTGACCGTTATTCGTGAGAAAAGGTCAGTGAATGTAGCGAGGTAA
- the rplS gene encoding 50S ribosomal protein L19, translated as MNAVSFVHEQLGTKAKASLPKFKAGDNVTVNYKILEGNKERIQSFKGDVIKRQGVGATASFTVRKMSDGVGVERLFPVFSPNIESVVLNKVGKVKRSKLFFLRERSGKSARIREKRMAVAKK; from the coding sequence ATGAACGCAGTATCATTTGTTCACGAGCAATTAGGCACAAAAGCCAAGGCCTCACTACCGAAATTCAAAGCCGGTGACAATGTAACCGTAAATTATAAGATCCTTGAGGGCAATAAAGAACGTATCCAGAGCTTCAAAGGCGATGTTATTAAACGCCAGGGAGTTGGTGCAACTGCCTCATTTACAGTACGTAAAATGAGTGATGGGGTTGGTGTTGAACGTTTATTCCCCGTATTCTCGCCAAATATCGAAAGTGTGGTGCTGAATAAAGTGGGTAAAGTGAAAAGGTCTAAGCTGTTTTTCCTGCGTGAAAGGAGTGGAAAAAGTGCCCGTATCAGGGAAAAAAGAATGGCTGTGGCTAAAAAATAA
- a CDS encoding twin-arginine translocase TatA/TatE family subunit yields MPGGSEWILIIIVVLLMFGGKKIPELMRGIGRGMREFNDAKNNVKTEIEEGMKEKDSK; encoded by the coding sequence ATGCCGGGCGGCAGTGAATGGATCCTGATCATTATTGTGGTACTATTAATGTTTGGGGGCAAAAAAATACCCGAGTTGATGAGGGGCATTGGACGTGGCATGCGTGAATTCAACGACGCCAAAAACAATGTGAAAACTGAGATTGAAGAGGGTATGAAAGAAAAAGATAGCAAATAA
- the gatA gene encoding Asp-tRNA(Asn)/Glu-tRNA(Gln) amidotransferase subunit GatA, producing the protein MFSFTDIARYHTDLLSNKTTCVDAVKYYLRQIEENRHLNAFTGVYTPEALQSAKGLDEKRKNGEPLKKLHGVVIAIKDVICYKDHKVTAASKILEGFTSLYNSTAVQRLLDEDAILIGSCNCDEFAMGSSNENSAYGNVLNALDNTKVPGGSSGGSAVAVQAGLCMASLGSDTGGSVRQPADFCGILGLKPSYGRISRHGLLAYASSFDQVGIFGNSTDDIALLLGVMSGADEFDSTALQERNNDFSISPEGKATYKIAYFKEAVHHTSLDPEIRDNILMLAGSLKKDGHTVTEIDFSLLDYVVPAYYVLTTAEASSNLSRYDGIRYGYQTSKGISDLTDFYKRNRSEAFGKEVQRRIMLGTFVLSSGYYDAYFSKAQQVRRLLVDKTNAVFADFDALMMPTSPTTAFSIGDKSNDPIAMYLADIFTVFANLTGIPGISLPLFKHSNGMPFGIQIMTKKTDELTLLEVSDHLMKKHRNNKPATT; encoded by the coding sequence ATGTTTTCATTTACCGATATAGCCCGATATCATACCGACCTGCTCAGCAACAAAACCACCTGTGTGGATGCTGTTAAGTACTACCTCCGCCAAATAGAAGAAAACAGGCACCTGAATGCATTCACCGGCGTTTACACGCCGGAAGCGCTTCAATCGGCTAAAGGCCTGGATGAAAAAAGGAAGAATGGGGAGCCTCTCAAAAAACTCCACGGTGTGGTGATCGCCATCAAAGATGTGATCTGCTATAAAGATCATAAGGTCACTGCCGCATCAAAAATACTCGAAGGATTTACCAGTTTATATAACTCAACCGCTGTGCAGCGTTTGCTGGATGAAGATGCCATCCTGATCGGGTCATGCAACTGCGATGAATTTGCCATGGGCAGTTCCAATGAAAACTCTGCTTATGGCAACGTTCTGAATGCGCTCGACAACACCAAGGTTCCGGGCGGTTCTTCCGGTGGCAGTGCCGTAGCTGTTCAGGCAGGTTTATGCATGGCCAGCCTGGGCAGCGACACAGGCGGGTCCGTAAGGCAGCCGGCTGATTTTTGCGGCATCCTTGGTTTAAAACCCTCTTATGGAAGAATTTCACGGCATGGCCTTCTTGCCTATGCTTCTTCCTTCGACCAGGTCGGGATCTTTGGCAACAGTACGGATGATATTGCTTTGCTCCTGGGAGTAATGAGCGGTGCCGACGAATTTGACAGTACGGCTTTGCAGGAAAGAAACAATGATTTCTCCATTTCCCCGGAAGGCAAAGCAACATATAAAATAGCCTATTTTAAAGAAGCGGTTCATCATACCTCCCTGGACCCGGAAATAAGAGACAATATTTTAATGCTGGCCGGATCTTTAAAAAAGGATGGCCATACAGTAACTGAAATTGATTTTAGCCTCCTGGATTATGTGGTACCTGCCTATTATGTACTCACAACCGCAGAAGCCAGCAGCAACCTCAGCAGGTATGATGGGATACGTTATGGGTACCAAACAAGCAAAGGCATTTCAGATTTAACAGACTTTTATAAACGGAACCGGAGCGAAGCATTTGGAAAAGAAGTGCAACGCCGCATCATGCTGGGTACATTTGTTCTAAGCAGTGGCTATTATGACGCATATTTCAGCAAAGCCCAGCAGGTACGACGCTTATTGGTTGACAAAACGAACGCTGTTTTCGCTGATTTTGATGCACTTATGATGCCAACCAGTCCAACCACAGCATTCAGCATCGGGGATAAAAGTAATGATCCCATAGCTATGTACCTCGCGGATATATTTACTGTTTTTGCCAACTTAACAGGTATACCGGGTATTTCTTTACCCCTCTTTAAACACAGCAATGGAATGCCATTTGGCATCCAGATTATGACCAAAAAAACAGATGAGTTAACTTTGCTTGAGGTTTCGGATCACCTCATGAAAAAACACAGGAATAATAAGCCGGCAACTACATGA
- a CDS encoding lytic transglycosylase domain-containing protein, with protein sequence MKKVFALTILWASLLPVYAGSMDVEGIQQQNADTSITNAAAEDSIIAEVLKTKAPPQKEKVQYFSQVTRYGFKNLFAQYNYNPALPYSSQVNPNAESYMQDYLKSHSDHLIKMKGWGQPYFNLIDNILSRYGLPRELKYLAVIESNLRPGATSWKGAGGPWQFMPYTARDYGLVVNNFLDERRDYYKSTHAAARYLLTLYGQMHDWLLVIAAYNGGPGRVYDAIKKSGSRNFWSLQYYLPAESRNHVKKFIATHYIMEGSGGVTTTPNPGGGNGSANPYDNKPKLTEEELATTATQAISGKYNSVVITKNLSMDIVQFNRYNPDFDNMMANNGNYDLRLPADKMQLFLANKYVILNECVQLLLGDNPVPPSNQTTYPQQKSTKKKKNS encoded by the coding sequence ATGAAAAAAGTCTTTGCACTAACAATCCTTTGGGCTTCCTTACTGCCCGTATATGCCGGCAGCATGGATGTGGAAGGTATCCAGCAGCAAAATGCCGATACAAGTATAACCAATGCCGCTGCCGAAGATTCAATCATTGCAGAAGTATTAAAAACGAAAGCCCCTCCCCAAAAGGAAAAAGTTCAATACTTCAGCCAGGTAACCAGGTATGGTTTTAAAAACCTGTTCGCTCAATATAATTACAACCCGGCATTACCGTATTCATCCCAGGTAAACCCGAACGCCGAAAGTTACATGCAGGATTATTTGAAATCACACAGCGATCATTTGATAAAAATGAAAGGATGGGGTCAGCCTTATTTCAACCTGATCGATAATATTCTTTCCCGCTATGGCCTGCCAAGAGAATTAAAATACCTGGCGGTGATTGAAAGTAATTTAAGACCCGGTGCCACCAGCTGGAAAGGTGCCGGCGGGCCCTGGCAGTTCATGCCGTATACGGCAAGAGATTACGGACTGGTGGTAAACAATTTCCTGGATGAGCGAAGAGATTATTACAAGAGTACACACGCTGCGGCAAGGTACCTGCTCACGTTATACGGCCAAATGCATGACTGGCTGCTGGTAATTGCAGCATACAATGGCGGGCCGGGCCGGGTATATGATGCCATTAAAAAAAGCGGCAGCCGGAATTTCTGGTCGTTGCAATATTATTTACCCGCTGAGAGCAGGAATCACGTAAAAAAATTCATTGCCACACATTATATCATGGAGGGGTCGGGCGGGGTGACTACTACACCCAACCCGGGTGGAGGAAATGGGAGCGCAAATCCATACGACAACAAACCAAAACTTACTGAGGAAGAACTGGCAACAACAGCCACGCAGGCTATTTCCGGAAAATACAATTCGGTGGTGATAACAAAAAACCTGTCCATGGATATTGTACAATTCAACAGGTACAATCCCGATTTTGACAATATGATGGCCAACAACGGAAACTATGATCTCCGTTTGCCTGCTGATAAGATGCAGCTTTTCCTGGCCAATAAATATGTCATACTCAATGAGTGTGTACAATTATTATTGGGTGACAATCCTGTTCCGCCGTCAAATCAAACAACCTACCCCCAGCAAAAAAGCACAAAGAAAAAAAAGAATTCCTGA